In Salmo trutta chromosome 28, fSalTru1.1, whole genome shotgun sequence, one DNA window encodes the following:
- the LOC115165728 gene encoding prickle-like protein 1, with protein sequence MFKRGSKKRRSNRSQEEEDPDRGQPCIRCGDQCPGFRMHGWRKICVHCKCVREEHAVRAVPGQLERMMMKLVSDFQRHSISDDDSGCASEEYAWVPPGLKPEQVYQYFSCIPEDRVPYANSSGERYRIKQLLHQLPAHDSEHQYCNHLDEEEKKELCLFSQQRKRENLGRGMVRLFPVTMTGAICQQCGRQIYGGDIAVFASRAGHGSCWHPQCFQCASCTELLVDLIYFYQDGQIYCGRHHAERMKPRCQACDEIILADECTEAEGRHWHMKHFCCFECEAALGGQRYIMRESRPYCCSCYESFYAEYCDTCGEHIGIDQGQMTYEGQHWHAAESCFCCARCRLPLLGRPFLPRGGLIFCSRPCSLGEDPDNSDSCDSALQSRPPQHRHCETAEKIQQSQRCSPQQPPEGANILVVPGKDCVHAAQENKGVHISTNVPNGVSPPPNGHRNLRRSYSPLPHCRLANGWAPSWPVDQSLNSLHTGDCGKHPVSSLEFLGEPNGYAGHPLTSFSRGTSTAKDSGNWVEKSTQVTKVFPPPRNSSLPASLNHPSPADPPPLPAPLPTKSSLHHPSPADPPPLPAPLPTKSHDLMTKPNLHQPEPSPPDHSPQSFRSGTARVSFREPISCSYSVNEEEEEEEEDEEKGEKEEEQAEREEEDGGFGRRLHMEKGIPPQMDLLDGSYQHRSLRRGWNRGRVASDSILHLGTETRFRHSLPDRPRLDALEWRGQRESASLSSPGTTEPLSLTLQPAQYNKHEDSCSTCSSSSESEEEGYFLGQPIPLPPQLTRRPPSVDGEREGEGDGERKGVKDRGLRNSLRRRKRRANSLGAKDKDKNCAIS encoded by the exons CAGGAGGAGGAAGACCCAGACCGGGGACAACCATGTATAAGATGTGGAGACCAGTGTCCTGGCTTTCGCATGCATGGCTGGAG AAAGATCTGTGTGCACTGTAAGTGTGTGCGTGAGGAGCATGCGGTGCGGGCGGTGCCGGGCCAGCTGGAGAGGATGATGATGAAGCTGGTTTCAGACTTCCAAAGACACTCCATCTCTGACGACGACTCGGGCTGTGCCTCTGAGGAGTACGCCTGGGTCCCACCTGGACTCAAGCCTGAACAG GTGTATCAGTATTTCAGCTGTATCCCGGAGGACAGAGTGCCCTATGCTAACAGCTCAGGAGAGCGGTACCGCATCAAACAGCTCCTCCACCAGCTACCAGCCCACGACAGTGAG CATCAGTACTGTAACCATCTggatgaggaggagaagaaggagctTTGTCTGTTCAGTCagcagaggaagagggagaaccTGGGCAGAGGCATGGTCAGACTGTTCCCTGTCACCATGACCGGAGCCATCTGCCAACAG tgtgGCAGACAGATCTATGGTGGGGACATAGCAGTGTTTGCCAGCCGAGCGGGGCATGGTAGCTGCTGGCACCCTCAGTGTTTCCAGTGTGCCTCGTGCACTGAGCTGCTGGTAGACCTCATCTACTTCTACCAGGACGGACAGATCTACTGCGGCCGGCACCACGCTGAGAGAATGAAACCACGCTGCCAGGCCTGTGATGAG ATCATTCTAGCAGATGAGTGTACGGAGGCAGAGGGCCGACACTGGCACATGAAGCACTTCTGTTGTTTTGAGTGTGAGGCAGCGTTGGGGGGACAGCGGTACATCATGAGAGAGAGCCGGCCGTACTGCTGCTCCTGCTATGAGTCATTCTATGCAGAGTACTGTGACACCTGTGGGGAACACATAG gtatagaccagggtcagatgaCCTATGAGGGCCAGCACTGGCATGCAGCCGAGTCGTGTTTCTGCTGTGCCCGCTGTCGGCTCCCCCTGCTGGGGCGGCCCTTCCTCCCGCGTGGGGGCCTTATCTTCTGCTCCAGGCCCTGCTCCCTGGGAGAGGACCCAGATAACTCAGACTCGTGTGACTCAGCCCTCCAGAGCCGGCCTCCGCAGCACAGACACTGTGAGACTGCAGAGAAGATCCAACAGTCGCAGCGCTGCTCCCCACAGCAACCACCAGAGGGAGCCAACATCCTTGTTGTCCCAGGAAAAGACTGTGTTCATGCTGCACAGGAAAATAAAG GTGTTCACATCTCTACTAATGTTCCAAATGGAGTCTCCCCACCACCCAACGGTCATCGTAACCTTAGAAGGTCCTACTCTCCACTTCCCCACTGTCGCTTAGCCAATGGCTGGGCACCATCTTGGCCTGTCGACCAATCTCTCAACAGTTTGCACACTGGAGACTGTGGCAAGCATCCAGTCAGTAGTCTGGAGTTTTTAGGAGAGCCCAACGGCTACGCTGGACACCCCCTCACCAGTTTCAGTAGAGGAACTTCTACTGCAAAGGACAGTGGGAACTGGGTGGAGAAGAGTACTCAAGTTACGAAAG TGTTTCCTCCCCCGAGGAATTCCTCCTTACCTGCATCactaaaccaccccagtcctgcTGACCCACCGCCCCTCCCAGCCCCTCTACCCACCAAGTCATCACTACACCACCCCAGTCCTGCTGACCCACCGCCCCTCCCAGCCCCTCTACCCACCAAGTCTCATGATTTGATGACCAAGCCAAATCTGCACCAACCAGAACCAAGCCCCCCTGACCATAGTCCCCAATCATTTCGCAGTGGGACAGCCAGGGTCAGCTTCCGAGAGCCAATCAGCTGCAGCTACTCTGtgaatgaggaggaggaagaagaagaagaagatgaggaGAAAGGAGAAAAGGAAGAAGAACAGgcggagagggaggaagaggatggaggTTTTGGGCGCAGGTTACATATGGAGAAGGGCATTCCACCTCAGATGGACCTACTGG ATGGTTCATACCAACATCGTAGTTTACGGCGGGGGTGGAACCGCGGCCGTGTGGCCTCCGACTCCATTCTCCACCTAGGCACAGAGACACGCTTCCGTCACTCTCTGCCTGATCGGCCCCGTCTGGACGCTCTAGAATGGAGAGGACAGCGGGAGAGtgcttccctctcttcccctggCACCACAGAGCCCCTGTCACTCACCCTCCAGCCAGCCCAGTACAACAAACACGAGGACTCCTGCTcaacctgctcctcctcctcagaaTCAGAGGAAGAGGGTTACTTCTTGGGGCAGCCCATCCCCTTGCCCCCCCAGCTAACCCGAAGGCCCCCGTCCgtggacggagagagggagggagagggggatggagagaggaaaggagtgaAGGACAGGGGTTTGAGGAACAGCctgagaaggaggaagaggagggcaaATAGCCTTGGCGCAAAGGACAAAGACAAGAACTGTGCAATCTCCTAA